One part of the Rhodococcus oxybenzonivorans genome encodes these proteins:
- the hisB gene encoding imidazoleglycerol-phosphate dehydratase HisB codes for MTDRIAKVERTTKESSITVELNLDGTGIVDISTGVPFFDHMLTALGSHASFDLSVQAQGDVEIEAHHTVEDTSIVLGQALGQALGDKKGIRRFGDAFIPMDETLAHASVDVSGRPYCVHTGEPEHLLHAVIGGYPGVPYATVINRHVFESIALNARIALHVRVLYGRDQHHITEAEFKAVARALREAVEPDPRVSGVPSTKGSL; via the coding sequence ATGACCGACCGCATCGCCAAGGTGGAGCGCACCACCAAGGAATCCAGCATCACCGTCGAACTGAACCTCGACGGAACCGGTATCGTCGACATCTCGACGGGTGTCCCGTTCTTCGATCACATGCTGACCGCGCTCGGCTCTCATGCCAGCTTCGACCTCAGTGTTCAGGCGCAAGGTGACGTCGAGATCGAGGCGCACCACACGGTGGAAGACACGTCGATCGTGCTCGGCCAGGCCTTGGGTCAGGCGCTCGGCGACAAGAAGGGCATCCGGCGGTTCGGTGACGCGTTCATTCCCATGGACGAGACGCTCGCCCACGCGTCGGTCGACGTGTCGGGGCGGCCGTACTGCGTCCACACCGGCGAACCGGAACACCTGCTGCATGCTGTCATCGGCGGTTATCCCGGAGTTCCCTACGCGACTGTGATCAATCGGCACGTGTTCGAGTCGATCGCACTCAACGCCCGGATCGCACTGCACGTGCGGGTGCTCTACGGCCGCGACCAGCATCACATCACCGAGGCCGAGTTCAAGGCCGTGGCCCGCGCCCTGCGGGAGGCCGTCGAACCCGATCCCCGGGTGTCCGGGGTGCCGTCGACCAAGGGCAGCCTGTGA
- a CDS encoding histidinol-phosphate transaminase, translating to MTAANVPGSSIGVDALPIRESLRGKSAYGAPQLTVPVQLNTNENPHPPTQALVDDVAESVREAARELHRYPDRDAVALRTDLAAYLAGQTSVPVTVDNVWAANGSNEILQQLLQAFGGPGRSAMGFVPSYSMHPIIADGTQTDWLPIFRRADFALDVDAAVEAIRARRPDVVFVTSPNNPTGHSVGIAELRRVLDAAPGVVIVDEAYAEFSDAPSALTLIDEYPSKIVVSRTMSKAFAFAGGRLGYLAAAPAFIEALLLVRLPYHLSVVTQAAARAALRHANETLGSVHALATERVRVSKALEDTGFRVIPSDANFILFGEFTDSAHAWQAYLDRGVLIRDVGIPGYLRATVGLASENDAFIVASDAIAATELTTSGDRG from the coding sequence GTGACCGCGGCGAACGTGCCGGGTTCGTCCATCGGCGTGGACGCGCTGCCGATCCGGGAGAGTCTGCGCGGCAAGTCGGCGTACGGCGCACCGCAGCTCACCGTGCCGGTGCAGCTGAACACCAACGAGAACCCGCACCCGCCCACGCAGGCGCTCGTCGACGACGTCGCGGAATCCGTGCGGGAGGCGGCGCGGGAACTGCACCGCTACCCGGACCGCGACGCGGTGGCGCTGCGCACCGATCTCGCCGCCTACCTCGCCGGCCAGACGAGTGTGCCGGTCACTGTCGACAACGTCTGGGCGGCCAACGGCTCGAACGAGATCCTGCAGCAGCTGCTGCAGGCGTTCGGAGGTCCCGGGCGTAGCGCGATGGGATTCGTACCGTCGTACTCGATGCACCCCATCATCGCGGACGGAACGCAGACGGACTGGTTGCCGATCTTCCGCCGCGCCGATTTCGCCCTCGACGTCGACGCTGCGGTGGAGGCGATTCGGGCACGCCGTCCCGACGTCGTGTTCGTCACCAGCCCCAACAATCCGACGGGGCACAGCGTCGGCATCGCGGAACTGCGCCGGGTCCTCGACGCCGCGCCGGGCGTCGTGATCGTCGACGAGGCGTACGCCGAATTCTCCGACGCCCCCAGCGCCCTGACGTTGATCGACGAGTATCCGTCGAAGATCGTCGTGTCGCGGACGATGAGCAAGGCGTTCGCGTTCGCCGGCGGCCGGCTCGGATACCTTGCCGCCGCACCGGCATTCATCGAGGCGCTGCTTCTGGTCCGGTTGCCGTATCACCTGTCGGTGGTCACGCAGGCCGCCGCCCGCGCGGCGCTGCGGCACGCGAACGAGACACTCGGCAGCGTGCACGCGCTCGCCACGGAACGGGTGCGTGTGTCGAAGGCATTGGAGGACACGGGGTTCCGTGTCATTCCCAGCGACGCCAACTTCATCCTGTTCGGTGAGTTCACCGACAGCGCCCACGCCTGGCAGGCCTACCTCGACCGCGGAGTCCTCATCCGGGACGTCGGGATCCCCGGATACCTACGTGCCACCGTCGGATTGGCCTCCGAGAACGACGCCTTCATCGTGGCGAGCGACGCGATCGCCGCCACCGAACTCACGACCTCAGGAGACCGAGGATGA